One segment of Massilia sp. Se16.2.3 DNA contains the following:
- a CDS encoding SlyX family protein: MEHEDRFVDIEIKLAHMEDLVDTLNTTVYQQARRIDQLEGIVQQLAEHVRTLREAGQQMPVNERPPHY; this comes from the coding sequence GTGGAACACGAAGACCGTTTTGTCGATATCGAAATCAAGCTGGCGCACATGGAAGACCTGGTCGACACCTTGAACACCACCGTCTACCAGCAGGCGCGCCGCATCGACCAGCTCGAGGGCATCGTGCAGCAGCTGGCCGAGCATGTGCGCACCTTGCGCGAAGCGGGGCAGCAGATGCCGGTGAACGAAAGGCCGCCGCATTATTGA
- a CDS encoding GMC family oxidoreductase N-terminal domain-containing protein, which yields MLYGCPYGAKWTARDFIIEACRDGAHLADRARVLRVLVENGRAAGVEVEVQGKVHAVRAPVVVLAAGGLGSPRLLHASGLGPRCSPFFSDPVVAVMGSVDDIDGGAEVPMAAGLSLHEEGIALADLTLPQPMYAAFAAQVGRVDRLFAHKRTLSMMVKIRDEIGGGVGPRWADKTLADSDRKKLAHGVGMAKAILREAGAHHIFKSWHFAAHPGGSVRIGEGVDADLQTSTPGLYVCDASVIPEPWGLPPTLTLLCLGKRLGSSLAATRRAEGAA from the coding sequence GTGCTGTACGGCTGCCCGTACGGCGCCAAGTGGACGGCGCGCGACTTCATCATTGAAGCCTGCCGCGATGGCGCGCATCTGGCCGACCGTGCGCGGGTACTGCGCGTGCTGGTGGAGAATGGCCGCGCGGCCGGCGTCGAGGTGGAGGTGCAGGGGAAGGTCCATGCGGTGCGGGCGCCGGTCGTCGTGCTTGCGGCAGGTGGCCTGGGCAGCCCGCGCCTGCTGCATGCCTCCGGCCTGGGGCCGCGCTGCTCTCCCTTTTTCAGCGACCCGGTGGTGGCGGTGATGGGCAGCGTCGACGACATCGACGGCGGTGCCGAAGTGCCGATGGCGGCCGGCCTGTCCCTGCATGAGGAAGGCATCGCGCTGGCCGACCTGACCTTGCCGCAACCGATGTACGCGGCCTTCGCGGCGCAGGTCGGCCGCGTTGACCGCCTGTTCGCGCACAAGCGGACGCTGTCGATGATGGTCAAGATCCGCGACGAGATCGGCGGTGGCGTCGGGCCGCGCTGGGCGGACAAGACCCTGGCGGACAGCGACCGCAAGAAGCTGGCCCATGGCGTCGGCATGGCGAAGGCGATCCTGCGCGAAGCGGGCGCGCATCACATCTTCAAATCCTGGCATTTCGCGGCACACCCGGGCGGCAGCGTGCGCATCGGGGAAGGCGTCGACGCCGATTTGCAGACGTCCACGCCCGGGCTGTACGTGTGCGACGCGTCCGTGATTCCGGAGCCCTGGGGCTTGCCGCCCACCCTCACGTTGCTGTGCCTGGGCAAGCGGCTAGGAAGCTCGCTAGCCGCTACACGTAGGGCGGAGGGGGCCGCCTAG
- a CDS encoding FAD-dependent oxidoreductase, with the protein MPAALPLSCDAIVVGSGPGGASTARELARGGLRVLVLERGGAEPP; encoded by the coding sequence ATGCCCGCCGCCCTCCCCCTCTCGTGTGACGCCATCGTCGTCGGCAGCGGCCCGGGCGGCGCCAGCACCGCGCGCGAACTGGCACGGGGCGGCCTGCGCGTGCTGGTGCTCGAGCGTGGCGGCGCCGAGCCCCCTTGA
- a CDS encoding alpha/beta hydrolase has product MRDVRAPALKRDYQVFVALPDSYRDTTRRYPVVFVTDANYAFPIVRGIAQRLTKHAGMEETIVVGLSYAQGDTGVYSRRRDYTPSVPRKHDYRSDMPGRPVALGEAAAYARFLKDQVLPLVAKHYRADMGRKFFVGHSYGSLLGLQILLTEPRTFEHYILGSPSLWYDGGVMFDRENVYSERHRDLPASVFFGIGGLERLAPGKKRSRAEEEADMVADLQDLHGTLKSHRYPGLRMQMKVFADEDHASVFPLVVTHGLRSVLPSKK; this is encoded by the coding sequence GTGCGCGACGTGCGCGCGCCGGCGCTCAAGCGCGACTACCAGGTGTTTGTTGCGTTGCCCGATTCCTACCGCGATACCACGCGCCGCTATCCGGTCGTCTTCGTCACCGACGCCAATTATGCGTTTCCCATCGTGCGCGGCATCGCCCAGCGCCTGACCAAACACGCGGGCATGGAAGAGACCATCGTGGTGGGCCTGTCGTATGCCCAGGGCGATACCGGCGTGTACAGCCGCCGCCGCGACTACACGCCGTCGGTGCCGCGCAAGCACGACTACCGCTCCGACATGCCCGGCCGGCCAGTCGCGCTGGGCGAAGCGGCCGCCTATGCGCGCTTCCTCAAGGACCAGGTCCTGCCGCTGGTGGCGAAACACTACCGCGCCGACATGGGCCGCAAATTCTTCGTCGGGCATTCCTACGGCAGCCTGCTCGGCCTGCAGATCCTGCTCACCGAGCCGCGCACCTTCGAACACTACATTCTCGGCAGCCCCTCGCTGTGGTACGACGGCGGCGTGATGTTCGACCGCGAAAACGTCTATTCGGAGCGGCACCGCGACCTGCCGGCCAGCGTCTTCTTCGGCATCGGCGGCCTCGAACGGCTTGCGCCCGGCAAGAAGCGCTCGCGCGCCGAGGAAGAGGCCGACATGGTGGCCGACCTGCAGGACCTGCACGGCACCTTGAAATCGCACCGCTATCCCGGCCTGCGCATGCAGATGAAGGTGTTTGCCGACGAGGACCATGCCAGCGTGTTCCCGCTCGTGGTGACGCACGGCCTGCGTTCGGTCCTGCCTTCGAAGAAGTGA
- a CDS encoding DJ-1/PfpI family protein — MRHLLFVLLLCCQFAAAAVIAPYEARPGREQPVVAVVGFNGGTELTDFVVPYGVLAWAGVAQVLAVATGPGPLMMRPALRLQPDLTTAQFDTRFADGADYVIVPAVVKPADTVLVAWIAAQAAKGATVVSICDGALVVANAGLFKGRHATAHWATASYRRQHYPDTHWDENVRYVADGKLVSSAGISAALPTALALVEAIAGHERAAGLAREIGAGDWSPAHDSGVFRPRFGVNLSAYLTGYANGWFHTPERVGIRVADGVDEITLAFTADALGALEA, encoded by the coding sequence ATGCGCCATCTGCTGTTCGTCCTGTTGCTATGTTGTCAGTTCGCCGCCGCCGCGGTCATTGCCCCCTACGAGGCGCGCCCGGGGCGCGAGCAACCCGTGGTCGCCGTCGTCGGTTTCAATGGCGGCACCGAGCTGACCGATTTCGTCGTCCCGTATGGCGTGCTGGCGTGGGCCGGGGTGGCGCAGGTGCTGGCCGTCGCCACCGGACCCGGCCCCCTCATGATGCGGCCGGCCTTGCGGCTCCAGCCCGACCTGACGACCGCGCAGTTCGACACCCGCTTTGCCGACGGTGCCGACTACGTGATCGTGCCCGCGGTGGTCAAGCCTGCGGACACGGTGCTGGTGGCCTGGATCGCGGCGCAGGCGGCCAAAGGCGCCACGGTGGTCAGCATTTGCGACGGCGCGCTGGTCGTGGCCAACGCCGGCCTGTTCAAGGGGCGCCATGCCACGGCCCACTGGGCGACCGCCTCCTACCGCAGGCAGCACTATCCGGATACGCACTGGGACGAGAATGTGCGCTATGTCGCCGACGGCAAACTCGTGTCCAGCGCCGGCATCAGCGCCGCGCTGCCAACGGCGCTGGCGCTGGTCGAAGCGATCGCCGGGCATGAACGCGCGGCCGGGTTGGCGCGCGAAATCGGCGCCGGCGACTGGAGTCCGGCGCACGACAGCGGCGTGTTCCGCCCGCGCTTCGGCGTCAATCTGAGCGCCTACCTGACCGGTTATGCCAACGGCTGGTTCCATACGCCCGAGCGGGTCGGCATCCGGGTGGCGGACGGCGTCGACGAAATCACGCTCGCCTTTACCGCCGATGCCCTGGGCGCGCTCGAAGCGTAG
- a CDS encoding GlxA family transcriptional regulator, giving the protein MNLLDLCGPLQALATASRRHAGSGKPLYETVVASAAGGLITTSAGLPLMTAAIADLDHLAIDTLIAPGGCKGRDFYAPPALVDWIARRAPDVRRICSVCTGAFLLAAAGQLQGRRAATHWEWAERLRRRHPQVEVDADRIFVRDGAVWTSAGVSAGIDLTLALIEEDYGHQVAIETARQLVMFVKRSGGQSQFSVPLAAQAREGGRFDALHAWVAANLREQLTVERLAEQAGMGARTFARSYASQLGRTPAKMVEAMRLEAACRALENTALPLKTVAASSGYGSEQNLRRVFQRQLGVSPGQYRSRFSGHAGTA; this is encoded by the coding sequence ATGAACCTGCTCGACCTCTGCGGCCCCCTGCAGGCGCTGGCCACCGCCAGCCGCCGCCATGCGGGAAGTGGCAAGCCGCTCTACGAGACGGTCGTCGCCTCCGCCGCCGGTGGCCTGATCACGACCAGCGCCGGCCTGCCACTGATGACGGCTGCCATAGCGGACCTGGATCACCTGGCCATCGACACCCTGATCGCGCCAGGAGGCTGCAAGGGCCGGGACTTCTATGCGCCGCCGGCGCTGGTCGACTGGATTGCCCGCCGTGCACCCGACGTGCGGCGCATCTGCTCGGTCTGCACCGGCGCCTTCCTGCTGGCCGCGGCCGGGCAGTTGCAGGGCCGGCGCGCCGCCACCCACTGGGAATGGGCCGAGCGCCTGCGCCGGCGCCATCCGCAGGTCGAGGTCGACGCCGACCGGATTTTCGTGCGCGATGGCGCAGTATGGACCTCCGCCGGCGTCAGCGCCGGCATCGACCTGACGCTGGCGCTGATCGAGGAGGACTACGGGCACCAGGTCGCCATCGAAACGGCGCGCCAGCTCGTCATGTTCGTCAAGCGCAGCGGCGGCCAGTCGCAGTTCAGCGTGCCGCTGGCGGCGCAGGCGCGCGAAGGCGGACGCTTCGACGCGCTGCACGCCTGGGTGGCCGCCAACCTGCGCGAACAGCTGACCGTGGAGCGCCTGGCCGAGCAGGCGGGCATGGGGGCGCGGACCTTTGCGCGCAGCTATGCCAGCCAGCTGGGACGCACCCCGGCCAAGATGGTGGAAGCGATGCGCCTGGAAGCGGCCTGCCGCGCACTCGAGAACACCGCGCTGCCGCTGAAAACGGTGGCTGCCAGTAGCGGCTACGGCAGCGAGCAGAACCTGCGGCGCGTGTTCCAGCGCCAGCTCGGCGTCAGCCCGGGGCAGTACCGCAGCCGCTTTTCCGGCCATGCCGGCACTGCCTAG